In one Hyphomicrobium sp. 99 genomic region, the following are encoded:
- the pstB gene encoding phosphate ABC transporter ATP-binding protein PstB: MNLMSKDVDTGLTEKISVSNLKFFYGSTLALKNISLPLYERQVTAFIGPSGCGKSTLLRVLNRMYDLYPGQHAEGEVMFDGENILDMKDLNLLRSRIGMVFQKPTPFPMTIYENIAFGIRLYERLPKSEVDARVESALEKAALWKEVKDKLNSSGLSLSGGQQQRLCIARTVAIRPEVILFDEPCSALDPISTAKIEELIDDLKNEFTIAIVTHNMQQAARVSQRTAFMYLGELVEFGVTQKLFTNPSDKRTQDYITGRFG; the protein is encoded by the coding sequence ATGAACTTGATGTCGAAAGATGTGGACACAGGGCTTACCGAAAAGATCTCGGTCAGCAACCTGAAATTCTTCTACGGCTCGACCCTTGCCCTGAAGAATATCTCTTTGCCGCTCTATGAGCGGCAGGTGACTGCCTTCATCGGACCGTCGGGCTGCGGTAAGTCCACGCTGCTTCGCGTTCTGAACCGCATGTACGACCTCTACCCGGGCCAGCACGCAGAGGGCGAGGTGATGTTCGATGGCGAGAACATTCTCGACATGAAGGACCTCAACCTTCTCCGCTCGCGCATCGGCATGGTTTTCCAGAAGCCGACGCCGTTCCCGATGACTATCTACGAAAACATCGCGTTCGGCATTCGCCTCTATGAGCGTCTTCCGAAGTCGGAAGTCGATGCACGGGTCGAATCCGCGCTCGAGAAGGCCGCGCTTTGGAAAGAAGTGAAGGACAAGCTCAACTCGAGCGGCCTCAGCCTTTCCGGCGGCCAGCAGCAGCGCCTGTGCATCGCACGCACCGTCGCCATCCGTCCTGAAGTCATACTCTTCGACGAGCCCTGCTCGGCGCTCGACCCGATCTCGACTGCGAAGATCGAAGAGCTGATCGACGACCTGAAGAACGAGTTCACGATTGCCATCGTGACGCACAACATGCAGCAGGCCGCCCGCGTTTCTCAGCGTACCGCCTTTATGTATCTGGGCGAACTCGTCGAATTCGGCGTCACCCAAAAACTTTTTACGAACCCATCAGACAAGCGGACCCAGGACTACATCACCGGCCGCTTCGGATAA